The DNA region TAAAAAAGGAGAGAGATTATGTTTGTTATCATTGCACCGATTCAGATTAAAGAAGGTCATCGAGATGCGTTCATTGAAGCTATGATAGACGATGCAAAAGGTTCCGTTGCGGATGAACCCGGCTGTCTGAGATTTGATATAATTCAAGACGGTGCCGATCCGAATCGGATATGGCTTTATGAAGTCTATACAGACGAGGCAGCGTTCCAAGAGCATCTGAAAGCCCCACACTTCATTAAGTGGCGGGATACCGTCAAAGACTGGTTCGCTGAGAGCGATTTTAAAGGCGCAGGCGGCGGAAGTTCCAACATTTACCCGCCAGACGACGCTTGGCAGTAAGTCAGTTTTGATAGTTAATGCACTGTCCATCGTTTCACCATCCGTGCAGCGTATTGTTGCGGGGAAGAAGGTCGTCGAAATACGACGGTGGCTGCCGCCGAAGATTCCTTTTCTCAATCTCGTGCTTGTGGAAAATGAGATTTACTTGACCGAGGAAGGACAGGAAGACCCCAACGGGCTGGCACGCGCAATCGCCGACATTACCGGCGTTCACGAATGGACACGTGAAGAAGCCGAATCGCAAGGGATAGATTGGATCCCTGGCTATGTCTGTTGGGAACTGTCAAATGTGCGGCACATAGCACCGCCTATCCCGTGTGTCGCACGACGGAAAATCTATAAAATTGACATTGATGCGCCGCTACCTATTGGTGGTTGTTGACATTGGCTTGACGGTCAAAGTGTCAGTTGAAATACGACAGCGGAGTTTGCCAACATGATGCGGTTCACTGACACACTCGTTAAGACCTACGAAAAGTACGCCCATGAAAGAGCATTGCACTCGCCTGACGCATTCAAGGTACAAGAGCGATCCGAGTTTCTAAAGTTCTTGAAGGCTGAAAGACGGGAGACGCTCCTTGAAATCGGGTGTGGTCCCGGTCAGGATGCTCAGTTTTTTCAATCTCAAGGATTCAGAGTTTTGGCGGTGGACAACACACCAGCAATGGTGAAACTCACTGCTGAAAAGGGGGTGTCTGCGCAAGTCTTGGATTGCTATGATCTCGGTGAAATTAACGAATGTTTCGATGCAGTCTATACCATGAATTGCCTCCTGCATATACCGAAGCGCAATATTGATCAGGTTTTGCGTTTAATTTCAAGACGGCTCAATGAAAACGGCTTAATGTATCTCGGTCTATGGGGAGACCAAGACTTTGAGGGTATCTGGGAACACGATAGATATGAGCCGAAACGGTTTTTCTCCTTCTGGAAGACAGAGGCACTTCTTGAAGTCCTCCAGCGATCATTTAGGTTGGAGTATTATCGGCGATTAGAGCCTCGTGAAGGCTGGATATTCAATTCTTTTATTCTCCGTAAATATGGAGGTTCAAAGTGAGACGAACAGTTATTTATATTCTGAGCGTGGCATTCGTTTTCATATTTCCCTTTGTGAGCACCGCAATTGAGGACGATGCAATGGTCCTTTACTACTCGTTTGATGAAGGTAAGGGAAAAGAGGTTGAAGACCTGAGCGGCAAAGGGAATCACGGCACGCTCGAAGCCAATGCCAAATGGGAGAAAGACGGGAAGATCAATGCAGGTGTGTTTTTTGATGAGCAGATTCAGAAGGGTGTCGTCGCCGCTCCAGCATCTGATAGTCTGGCGATTACCAAGAATTTGACGATGGAGGTATGGGTATACCCAGAAAGTGTCGGCGATTATCGTAATGTCCGTGGTCAGGCGGGACCTCACACGTATTATCTCAGTATCCATCAAGGTAGACCGTCCGTGTGGATGGGATGCCCCGGTGCTGGCGGACGGACATGGAACAGTGCAAAGAACGAGATTCCGACCGATAAGTGGTCGCACGTCGCCGCAGTTTACGAGTTTGATAAGGAGCTTCGGCTTTATATCAACGGCA from Candidatus Poribacteria bacterium includes:
- a CDS encoding putative quinol monooxygenase, which produces MFVIIAPIQIKEGHRDAFIEAMIDDAKGSVADEPGCLRFDIIQDGADPNRIWLYEVYTDEAAFQEHLKAPHFIKWRDTVKDWFAESDFKGAGGGSSNIYPPDDAWQ
- a CDS encoding ASCH domain-containing protein, producing the protein MIVNALSIVSPSVQRIVAGKKVVEIRRWLPPKIPFLNLVLVENEIYLTEEGQEDPNGLARAIADITGVHEWTREEAESQGIDWIPGYVCWELSNVRHIAPPIPCVARRKIYKIDIDAPLPIGGC
- a CDS encoding class I SAM-dependent methyltransferase; translated protein: MMRFTDTLVKTYEKYAHERALHSPDAFKVQERSEFLKFLKAERRETLLEIGCGPGQDAQFFQSQGFRVLAVDNTPAMVKLTAEKGVSAQVLDCYDLGEINECFDAVYTMNCLLHIPKRNIDQVLRLISRRLNENGLMYLGLWGDQDFEGIWEHDRYEPKRFFSFWKTEALLEVLQRSFRLEYYRRLEPREGWIFNSFILRKYGGSK
- a CDS encoding LamG domain-containing protein — translated: MRRTVIYILSVAFVFIFPFVSTAIEDDAMVLYYSFDEGKGKEVEDLSGKGNHGTLEANAKWEKDGKINAGVFFDEQIQKGVVAAPASDSLAITKNLTMEVWVYPESVGDYRNVRGQAGPHTYYLSIHQGRPSVWMGCPGAGGRTWNSAKNEIPTDKWSHVAAVYEFDKELRLYINGKLDNTYKLEGEIPVSQSDHWFGNRLDGPWPYGGKLDEFVIYNRVLTEEEIQQDMEQVLSVSPLDKAATTWGLLKRDRDVD